The genomic region AGAACTGCGGCTGCGAGGCCTCGAATGCGACGTTGATGTTCAGCGGCTCGCGCTCGGCGATGACGCGGGCGTTGGTCGCGGGAGGGGTCTCGACCGGCGAGGCGGTGATCATTTCGGCCGCCGTCAACATAAAAAACACGAGCAGCACCAAACTGATATCGATCAGCGGAATCATGTCTGGGTCTTCTTCCTCCTCCGCATGACTGGAAGAGCCGAACCCTAGATCAACGGCCTCGTATGCCTCGGCTTCGTCGTCCGCGCTGACCGCGGCCGCGTGCGGCAAATAGGTGGCGAACTCGGGTACGTCCTGGATCACGCGCCAGTCCGTTTCGCCCGCGGCGCGGACGCAATCGTTCGCCGAAATGCGTCCTTGCTGGATCCAATCTGTCAATTTGTTGAAGTCAACGAGCGGAGAGACGACGTCTCGTTCGACGAGTCGCACTTGGAATTGCTTCGCTTGGGTCACGACCGCGGTCTCCGTTATTGTTTGTGAGCGACCGCGGCACTGGGATTGGGAGCCGTAGCTTTCGTAGCGGGCTTGGTACGCACATACTCTTGGACGAGCGCTAGCAATTTCTGGGCATTGCTCTTCATTTGGATTTCGACTTTGTGCACGTTGGCTTTGAAGAGCACGTGCGCGAAGACTAGCGGAATCGCGGTGACCAGACCGAGGGCCGTGGCGAAGAGGGCCAAGCCGATCTCGGTGCTTGCTTGTGCCGAGCCGCCGGCCTTGCCGGATTTGGCAGCTTCGCCCAATACTTGGAAGGTGCCGATCATGCTCACCACGGTGCCGAGCAGACCAACCATCGTGGCAATTTTGGCAATGGCCATAATGGAAGGGAGCAGGTAATTCAGATCCGGCACGAATTCCAGCTCGATCGCGCTGGCCATCGATCGCCGCATCGCCGCCGTACCCTGCGGAAAGGCGTGCAGCCCTCGCGCCAGCAGCCGCGGGATCATTCCCTTTTCGCGCTGACACAAAGTCAAAGCACCAGCAGGGCCATTTTGCGACAACTCTTGCTGCAAGCTTCCCAGGAATCGATCCATGTCCGTGCGGGCGTTGAAATTCAGCATCAGCCGCCAAGCGACCAGCGCTGCCGCGGCCAAGGACATGGCGAACATCACTATGGCGAACGCCATGTGGTTCGTGACAAACGTTGTAAAGGCTTCCATGGGTGTGGACTGTCTCCCGGCAGGCTGGAACGGAAACTATTTAGCGTCGCCCTGTGCGGATCGCCATTTACGCCATTGCTTGATCTGCCCTGCTGTTTCTAATGGTGACTGGCCTTCGCGCGGTCCGAATTTTTGACCTGTCAGTTCACGGAGCATCGCGGCAACTTGCGGCCATTGATCGCGCGGTATGCGCTTTAACTGCTCGGCCTCGGGTATCGCATCCAGGACCAGCTTGGCGGCTTCAGGATCCTTGAGCTCGCGCAGCATCTTG from Pirellulales bacterium harbors:
- a CDS encoding MotA/TolQ/ExbB proton channel family protein; the encoded protein is MEAFTTFVTNHMAFAIVMFAMSLAAAALVAWRLMLNFNARTDMDRFLGSLQQELSQNGPAGALTLCQREKGMIPRLLARGLHAFPQGTAAMRRSMASAIELEFVPDLNYLLPSIMAIAKIATMVGLLGTVVSMIGTFQVLGEAAKSGKAGGSAQASTEIGLALFATALGLVTAIPLVFAHVLFKANVHKVEIQMKSNAQKLLALVQEYVRTKPATKATAPNPSAAVAHKQ
- a CDS encoding biopolymer transporter ExbD, with translation MTQAKQFQVRLVERDVVSPLVDFNKLTDWIQQGRISANDCVRAAGETDWRVIQDVPEFATYLPHAAAVSADDEAEAYEAVDLGFGSSSHAEEEEDPDMIPLIDISLVLLVFFMLTAAEMITASPVETPPATNARVIAEREPLNINVAFEASQPQFFLDGGDERKFASAELADFLNHTAEKHPKGSVETTIIRAQAQVPYETIQALLAGLTSKGFDRIEAGVSDHQGKE